The segment CCTCGCGTACGCCAGACTTGTCACCATGGACCACCGCGACCACGTCAGGCTCCTCCGGGAGGGCGTCCTGGGAGGCGGGAAGGTCTGGGCCGACCTCGGGTCGGGTGAAGGGGCGTTCACCCTCGCCCTCGCTGACCTTCTCGGTCCGAGCGGCTCGATCCACACGATCGATCGGGACGACCGCGCCCTGCAGGTCCAGGTGCGGGCGCTCCGTGACGCGTTCCCGAGCGTCGGGGTCACGCCGCTCGTCGCCGACTTCACGGTGCCGCTCGAGCTGCCGCCGCTCGACGGAATCGTCATGGCGAACTCGCTCCATTTCGAGCGCGACAAGCTCGCCGTCCTTCGCCTCGTCCGGGGCTACCTTCGCGCGGCCGGTCGTCTGGTCCTCGTCGAATACGACAGCGACCACGGCAACCCGTGGGTTCCCTTCCCGCTCTCGTTGCGCTCCTGGGCCACGATGGCGGCGGAGGCCGGCTTCCACGACACGCGGCGACTCGCGTCGGTGCCGAGCCGGTTCCTCGGGTCGATCTACTCGGCCCTCAGCGTCCGCTGAGCGGCTCAGCGGTCCGCACGGTCAGGCGGCCCGCTCATCGGTAGATCCGGGTTACACGGGGCGCTCGCGAAGTCCGTGGCGAGTCAGTCCCCGCCCAGGACCTCGGGCGCTGCGTCGGGATTGCGCTTCCCGACGCCTGGTGACTCGTCGAGCCGGTCGCTCTCTTCCCAGGCCGGCTCGCCGGTTTCGTGATGTCGATCCCGTCCGGCCTCGCGACGCTCATGGCGCGGCGCCGGCTCGGCATCGGAGTCGTCCGGCGTTCCCGCCAACACTCGTTTGATCATGGATCGCAGCGACATAAGGGGCGTAACCAGGTTCGCACGGCATGGAACGGATCGTGCGCGGTTCATCATGGCTCATGGGCGGCCGTCACGTGTGGGGGCACGAAGAACGTTCCCATCGTGGGCGCTCGCCCCCAGCTGGTATCCCAGGCCCGAAAGAGGCTGGCGTTGATGATGTGCCGACCCCTCGCGTACGATTCGCGATCCAGCACCCGAGGTACCCGCGCGGCGAGGATCGGAGGTGAGGCACAGCAGGAGCGAGTGGATGGCCAGGATCGACAGCCGTGAGGAGCAGGAGCAGGAACGCCTCGCCGCGAAGCAGGGTGACGCCTACGAGGCGTCGTATGCGATCCTGATGTCCGAGGACCCGCATGCGATGGTCGAGGCCGACGATTACCGAATCACCGCGTCGTTCGAACCAGCGGAGGGGATGTACGGTCCGGGGCCCGACGGCTCGCTCGCCTGGGAGACGCCAGGCGAGGCCAACAACCAGCATTTCGAAGTGATCGTGCGCGACCGGGACGACGGCCGGTTCCTGCCCGGGCTCGACGTCCGACTTCGAGTGTTCGACGCCGAGGAACGGATGGTCGCCGAGACGACCGTTCCGTTCATCTGGCACCCGTTCGTCTTCCACTATGGCACCAACGGGCGGATCCCCGCCGAGGGCGACTACACCGCCGAGGTGGTGATCGCGATGCCCCGATTCCATCGCCACGACGAGCTCCGCGGGAAGCGCTACCCCCGCGATGTCACCGTCCGACTCGGTCCCGTGCACCTGAAGCCGGGCACGAAGCCTCACGGTCCCGAGTAATTGCCAGATGGCCTCAACAACGCGACCGGGTGATCCTCGCGGACTCGCTCCCGCCGTGATCGAGGCGAGCGTGCGTTCGGCGGGGCTCGACGGTTGGTTCGAGGCCCTGCTGTCGGCGGACGCCGCGCGCGCCTTCAAGCCGCACCCGGCGGTCTACCAGCTTGCCGTCGACCGGTTTGGCTTGGCCCCGGACCGGATCGGCTTTGTGACCGCGAACGGCTGGGATGCGGCAGCGCACGGCTTCGCCGTCGCCTGGTTGCGGCCCCCCGGCGCCGTCCTCCTGGCCGTCCCGGCGTCCATAGCGG is part of the Chloroflexota bacterium genome and harbors:
- a CDS encoding methyltransferase domain-containing protein; translated protein: MDHRDHVRLLREGVLGGGKVWADLGSGEGAFTLALADLLGPSGSIHTIDRDDRALQVQVRALRDAFPSVGVTPLVADFTVPLELPPLDGIVMANSLHFERDKLAVLRLVRGYLRAAGRLVLVEYDSDHGNPWVPFPLSLRSWATMAAEAGFHDTRRLASVPSRFLGSIYSALSVR
- a CDS encoding HAD-IA family hydrolase, encoding MIEASVRSAGLDGWFEALLSADAARAFKPHPAVYQLAVDRFGLAPDRIGFVTANGWDAAAHGFAVAWLRPPGAVLLAVPASIAGEAAWATLPGQLAPG